One Halobacterium zhouii genomic region harbors:
- a CDS encoding winged helix-turn-helix domain-containing protein: protein MNQGRLPHVTEWDDVLDHLRDVVATHAHWAGVERADLVADDFFEGPGADAYEYERPTGRRKMLRQEYEDRATDVYREALKESTTAVYDLLDVVAQEHGATYDLLERKTGLARSTVRYHVARLADAGVLERIGNPVLVVYDSEALHDKARDVLRKVNPDDTPEDRDERADERRERRERDRQADADPDAADDDAAAQDADDDAAAQDADDDAAAQDADERSTWRYLDDWSGTPQMLIDEIVRDERTERDVRVRVLEDADDGPPPT, encoded by the coding sequence GTGAACCAGGGCCGGCTCCCCCACGTCACCGAGTGGGACGACGTCCTGGACCACCTCCGGGACGTCGTCGCCACGCACGCGCATTGGGCCGGCGTCGAACGCGCCGACCTCGTCGCGGACGACTTTTTCGAGGGACCCGGCGCGGACGCCTACGAGTACGAGCGCCCCACGGGTCGCCGCAAAATGCTCCGCCAGGAGTACGAGGACCGCGCCACCGACGTCTACCGCGAAGCCCTCAAAGAGTCCACCACCGCTGTCTACGACCTCCTGGACGTCGTCGCCCAGGAGCACGGCGCGACGTATGACCTCCTGGAGCGAAAGACCGGACTCGCGCGCTCCACGGTCCGCTACCACGTCGCCCGGCTCGCGGACGCGGGCGTCCTGGAGCGAATCGGGAACCCCGTGCTCGTCGTCTACGATAGCGAAGCCCTCCACGACAAAGCCCGCGACGTCCTCCGGAAAGTCAACCCCGACGACACCCCGGAGGACCGCGACGAGCGCGCCGACGAGCGCCGCGAGCGCCGCGAGCGCGACCGCCAGGCCGACGCCGACCCGGACGCCGCCGACGACGACGCCGCCGCCCAAGACGCCGACGACGACGCCGCCGCCCAAGACGCCGACGACGACGCCGCCGCCCAAGACGCCGACGAGCGGAGCACCTGGCGCTACCTGGACGACTGGAGCGGGACGCCCCAAATGCTGATTGACGAGATAGTCCGCGACGAACGCACGGAGCGAGACGTCCGCGTTCGCGTTCTGGAGGACGCCGACGACGGCCCGCCACCCACGTAG